The Pirellulales bacterium genome contains the following window.
GAACGGCTGGAGTTGCACCGAAAATGGTTCGGCCTGCTTAATCCGTTAGGCAGATTGGTTTCAGTCCATTTATCGTTCGGCAAAGAACTTCGCGCACGGCGGTGTTCCATTCCTAAAGAAAGAGTTCTATGGCGAAATACCTAATCTCATTTCCAAGCGCAGCGATGGTCGTACCCGATGGCGAATGGGAGGCGGTTGGTCGCGACGCACACGCCGTAATCGACGAAGCAAAAGCCGCCGGCGTATATGTCTTCGGCGGCGGAATCGACGAAGCGTTCCCGCCGGTGCTCGTCTCGGCCGATGGCACGTTCTCCGCAGGCGGATACTCGTGGGCGCCTCCGCTCAATGGCGGCTTCACGGTGCTCGAACTACCCTCTCGCGAAGAGGCTATCGCGTGGGCCGCGCGCATCGCGAAGGCCTGCCGCTGCCACCAAGAGCTACGAGTGTTCGGGTTCGATCCCGCTTCTTAAGGTCGATGGTACCTCTATCTCTAGTTCCCGCGGAACAGCCGAACAATGCGCT
Protein-coding sequences here:
- a CDS encoding transcription initiation protein, which encodes MVVPDGEWEAVGRDAHAVIDEAKAAGVYVFGGGIDEAFPPVLVSADGTFSAGGYSWAPPLNGGFTVLELPSREEAIAWAARIAKACRCHQELRVFGFDPAS